TTTAAGCGCAAGCGTTGACATTAAAGATTTAAAACTTAATATTCAAGATCAAAGAAAAAATGATGACATCTTATGCATACTGTAATTAATATGCAGTTAATATAGGATCACATtcatttgtaagaaaaatatctttAGAATTGTCTTTTGATATATTATTCATAATCTATGCAACTTAACATAACATGGTCCTACAAGGTGgtgtatttcaaaataatttcaaaactCTCCCTATACTCTATTCCATGAAGAAATATACTTTACCTGGTAGCTGTGGATCCTTCATGCTGGTGTCTGTATGAATGGACGTAGACAACAGCACGACAACCTCTCACTCTACAGTCTTCAATCCTCCAGCACTCAATCCAATTAGATGGACGTAATAATATCCATTGTAACACACCCCAGTGAAGCTGCGCAAAAGCTGTGTGCAGACAGCCGACTCGTGCAAAAGAATACTATTTTGATGGTAACAACAGCACGGCACTCGATACAGGGAAGACCTGTTCAGTTACGCAGTGATTTTAAACATCTAgttcaaaactgttttaaactaatatttaaactaGATGATTAAACTGTGTTCAGACGACaaaatattcttcacaaaaGTCAGGTTGGGGCAAGCTGTCACATTTTAATTGAAGTCATGCAGTATGAGTATTATATGTTGAATTACACTTGATTACAATGgttttatatttctgtatttacctcatttataattttttaattataatattactgtttaaaaatgAGCTGAACAGCCCataataaactgaaaaaaataaataaataaataaagtataaaggcAGGTTCCCATTTTGTGACAGCTCACATATATACTCCAGAACTGTCTTTTTGCTAACCCTTGAATTCCACAAATTCTTCTAAAACTTGTTCTCAGTGTCATATTTCTTGGTCATACGATGGTGGAAAAACGCGTATCACTGCCCCAAGAATGCATAAAGCAGGTCAAATCGAAGGAAAGAAAGGGGGCAAATAAACATGTTTGGTAAATTAAAACGTTTGTGTATCACccattattttcatttgtacattaaataaataattaaccttaaataattaaatgaataaaaaatctCTCATGATTTaatcaccctcaagttgttccaaacctgtacgaatttctttcttctgttgaacacaaaagaagctaaccaaacagtttctggtcccaatttatttatgtattttttagtgctgtcaaacgatttttgtttacataatatatgagtgtgtactgtgtatttattatgtatacatgaatacaaacacatgcgtgtatatatttaagaaaaatataatgtttatatattaaatatatttatatatgatataaaaatacaaatgtatattcatgtaaatattttcaaaatatatactgaatgtgtgtgtatttatatatacagaataaataaacacagtacacatgcatacattacgtaaacaaaaacttttaatcgcaattaattaatcgcaattaattgtttgacagcagtagtatttttccatactatagaagtcaatggagACCAACTGTTAAATGATggcacacttcttttttttttcttttgaaaaactaATTCCGATACGGGTCATTTTTACCACTTTATGCATTCACGTAtgtttttgttggtttgtttgtttgtttttcattttatggtTAATAGCTGTTTTGCAGCCAAGACTACAGGCTATGCACAAACTGACTTTCAAAATAAACCTACGAAAAGAAACCTTcactggaataaaaaaaaagtgacaactAGCCCCTATCTCCCATTTACCAAACCAAATAGTTGCCACATCAAAAACGAATTATTCAAAGAATACCACAGTATTCAATGATACCATGGTACTATAATGACAACAaagcaatgaaaatgaattCTGGGGAATAATAAGGCATGAGATTAAGTGTACAGTATGGAATGGAATTAAAATAGGCCTTAATCcattacactgtttatttactCCAAATTTTACCTTTCCCCTTATCAaatctttcttttcttctttgtaTAATCTTAAGTAGCCTATTAGTGGAGTTTTTACAGAATGTACTTCCTCTGTTGTTACTTAATCAGTTTATCTGAACTGAGGAAACATGTCATCTGTGATCAATTAAAAATCAACCTTCCTTGAAGTGTTTAATTTGTCAACAGCGCTGTTTAATGGACTTTACCTGACCTTTACAGAATGGAATGAGTTGACCCGCGAACATGACGTAGCGCTGTGACGTCTGTTCCGCCGTCCGCCTCGAGCTTGTGTTTACAGTCAGATTTGGCGGGAGAAGATTAGACGCTCCGCTTTCGGTTTGGAACGCGTTCTATTGCGAGCCGCGTGCGTCAATGGCGGCGACTGCGTCTGCAGCTCCCGCGGAGTCGGAGTTGGACCGCAGCGGAGCTGAGGACGAGCCCCGAAGCGCCGAACCGGAGGAGGACGGAGGAAACGGGCAAGCTGGGCCCACCGCGGCCGCGCAGCAGCACCGTCTCGCCAAGCTACCGCTGTCGCGCATCAAAACCCTGATGAAAGCCGATCCGGATGTGAGTCTGGCCAGTCAAGAGTCTGTGTTCATCATAGCTAAAGCCACGGTgagatacacacacaaacacgtgcTGGATTCATCGCTCTCCACTCCCTTCTTCTGTCTCGCTGCCTATCAGGTCTATTCCGTCTCATTTCTGTAAtgcccatctttaattatttatatatctgTCATATCAATTTCTGCTCTCTCAGTTCTGCCCGTCTCTTTGCATGTCAGATACATCAATTGATTATTTagcatgtatttttaatattttctataaataatattgatatattttcattaaatagtaagttttgtttatatttgttctaAATTTACCACATTTtctctattaaaatatatatggattatttacacacacaaaaaaagaaccaaaagctgtaaattaaaggattagttcacttccagaataaaaatttcctgataatttactcgcccccatgtcatccaaaatgttcatgtctttctttcttcagtcgcaaagaaattaaggtttttgaggaaaacattccaggatttttctcttGTGGGCTTCAATGGCGACTaatgggttgaaggtccaaattgcagtttcagtgcagctttaaagggctctacacgatcccaaCCAAAGTGTTCtagagaaataaaaatgtatatattttttttaaccacaaacagaaagaaatgaagacatgaacatcttggatgagatgggggtgagtaaattatcaggaaattttattctggaagtgaactctGAAGAGAACAggtaaaatgttacttttttagaAAGCATTACTGATagtttgtacttttttttttttttttttttttgatgtaaaattgatgtaatttattgcaatttcaaCAAAACCATTTGTATGTTAGCCAGCTAAATTACATGATATTGATGACAAACCAGCAGCATTTGGAACAGAAATACAGAATCGattacagaaatgtttttaGGGCATAAAAATGGATGTACAGGTTTAGtactgtctatctatctgtagtTTTGTTTGTCTGAGGTTCTGGTTGTAAAATTTATATCATTGTAAGACAGTCTCGGGTCACATTTAAACAATATCCCATGAGCAAATGTAATatgactaaatattaataaccaATCACTGCTTTATAAAGGGTGACATGCTCATTAACAGCCAATTGTCTGTAATTGCCTCGGCAATTAAAATTCAGATTAAGTTCTCACAGTGCCAGAAAAGTTTTGACACAAATATTATGTACATAATATGAGAGAGGAGATGatttgttaaaaacattttaatactaCCGTCTAGGCTTGTCACGTTCATGGACACAGTGCTTGTCTGTCTGGATATTCTGAATTCCAGTTCCAATTAGGGCAGATTTATtgatatatataaacttttttcaCAGGGCCTAGGACAAAATTTATGGATGGCCCCACCTGTACACTCGGGTGGGTAAAGACGACTATAGTACCGTTTTGTTAACTGAGATAATTATTCTTCTGCCCGCAGGAGCTTTTTGTTGAAATGATCGCCAAGGACGCTCTTGTTTATGCACAACAGGGAAAGAGAAAAACCCTTCAACGCAAAGACTTGGGTAAGTTATACGGTAAATTCTAAAATGGTTAAAGTAgaattttaagtaaaaacatCAGTGGTGTTGATGCTGTAATGACTGGTGCTTTTTTCTATTTTGGCAGACAATGCTATTGAAGCAATAGATGAGTTTGCGTTTTTGGAAGGTAAGGGAGtcataatttaatgttatttccTGCTGGAAATGGTCTAAAGGAGTGGGAGAATGTTTTATGGATCATTCTGATTGCCTATATTTCTTTCCTCCCTTCAAACCTAATTTTCCAAGAACTGTAAGCCTAAAACCAAACGATATTCTGCCATGGAGTCAGATTATATGTGACCACGAAGACCTTTGATTCTAGGAATTCAGAAATGAAGGCAGTTGGTAATAACATGGCTGTTTCAATAAAGATATACTGCTTTGTTGTCGAGAGTTTGGTTCACTTGGTTTTTGTGAAAGGCCAGCAGTAACCTGCACTAAATCTACTCGCAAAGGTGGTCTGGATATAGTTGATGTGACGGTTCACAGTATGAATGCAATCTGTCCTAAATCATGAGTTAAAATGGTAAATGGTTAAAACTAGTAATTCATCCGTGTGTTTCTTTACATTCATCTATTTGCTTTCTTTGTCACTCTTGTTTAGGAACCCTGGACTGACAGAAAAGGtgcataaatatgaatataaagaCTGTCAACAAGTTCTGAATTTGCATTTGAGAACTCAAAAGAGAGGAAAAATGGCTGGAacgtgggttttttttttttctccattgtgATGTTGGTAATGCTGGTAATTAGCCGTTTGATAAAAATGGAGAGTTGTCTAGGTTGTAAAGTGACAATTGTATTTTTCAATATTCTGGGATTCTTATAACAATGTTGAgtgtttaaataaagtaaagttCTTTTATCTTTTTCTAAAGAGTGTTGTGTGTTCATTGCacgagagggggaaaaaatgatttgTGCTTCTTTGAGTGTTTCAAACTTTTAATTATTAGCAGTAAGGCTGGTCGGCAGATTATGCTGAATTCTGAATTGTTTTGCCCACTAAGACCAGAAAATAGGCCTTTCTTTTGACCAACATGTGGGGAACCTacaacagtttttgtttttacatgccATTATTCTGGTTGAGCATATTTTAATGATTGGAAAtggaaacatttaaattatggCTTCTCTGTAAACAATAgtaaaaagtacagtaaaatgCATGTAGACTTGTCTAAAATGTATGTCCATCCAAAATTAATAACGATTATTCCATTGATAGcaaataaactataatatatttcatatatttgatGGCACTAACCTGGCAAACTGCAATCAGTTCTTATTTGAAATTCCTTTTCTTACtgcaaaaacaattaatttcaaGAACTGTCGGAAGAACTACTTTTGTGTCATTATGGCACACTTGAAGCCTAAAATGACAAACGGGAACCCTACAGTCTTGTAGACTCGTGGACAATCCAGTGAAAAAGAATAAAAGTCCACAGCCACCATATGTAAACGGTAGCTGAATAGAATAAAATCTGACTGACGCTTGTGACTTGGCAAGCGCTTTGCAGGTTTGTCTTTAATATGGATCAGACGGTCAGTGAAAGGACTATGATCAGTGCGTCGTCTGAGGCTATTCCATAATCAGACTGCCAGTCTACCTCAATATCCAGGACGAAATGGGTATCACTGTTTACCTCTAAATATCTAGGACTTTGTCTTCAGGCACGCAGCTTTAAGACAAGATTTTACATGCCAACTTATCCAAAgatttttatgaatcaccagGTCAGGAGGAACTGAGCAGCATGATCATCGCAGCATAGCATGTGTTTTTCCTGAGATTTAACTAAAGCATGTCCCCAGGGGAAAACAGTCTGACTTGAATGGATAGTTCTGGTGGTCTCGCAGTGTGAGAGATGCTGTCTATCCAGCAGAAATAAAAACGTTGCCAAAAAAAATCGAAAACCAATATTTGATGTTAGTTTAGTTGGCTTTCTGTCTTGATCCAGGACATAAAGTTAATTAATTTTAGATGAAGACAAGCAAGTATGCGAGTCATTACATGAGAAATTTAAGACCGTGATGAAGGACTCTAGTATGCATGCTGAGAATTCTTTGCATAGTTGTTTTTGTGTGGATGGTCTTTTGTAATTTGCTTCAATGACAAGTTAACAGAAGGACGCTGTACTGAAAAGGGACTGAACTCATCAGCTTCAATCTTTGAGATCTTTGTTCTCTGGAGAGCTAAAAGTTCATTAGTGTTCATCAGTATTGCTACTGCTCACACTAAGGGTTACGAATTTGAATAAACCCCTTAACCTGAAGTATTAAATATTCACATTGCATGTTCTTCATTGTTTGTTCTATATTGACACTGCAAATCGTACACTAAgatgcttcacgatgccatagaagaacctttttgtctaaatggttccataaagaacctttaacatctgaagaacctttctgtttcacaaaaggttctttgtggtgaaagaaggttcttcagattatataAAGGTAAGAAAGAGGTGGTTCTttaaaggcaaggcaagtttatttataaagcacatttcatgcacagtggtaattcaaagtgctttacataaaaggaagtgaaatagtcattaaaaaaataataaaaacaacaatcaaaaatttatttaaaaagaatttaaaacagttaagaatagaaaatgatcacttcggacgtagcacattgctcatttaacaaatgcacagctaaacagatgagttttgagtctggatttaaatgtggatttaaagaacctttgactgaatggttctttgtggaaccaaaaatggttcttctatggcatcgcttgaagaaacttttgaagcacctttatttttaagagtgtaaggCTTTTGAGAAAAGGGGATTAATTTGTGTGTAATTTGTAATCCATAAAAGCAGACCAGAATGCACTCTTTTGATTAGATGCAGAACAACTTAGTATTCACACTGAAACCTGCTAAAGCATTTAGAACTGCATAGCCACGTCTCTGCATTGCGGCGAGTGTAGCTTAAGCAAAGACCACTTAAATTTTGtttagaatatatataaaatgacacCGCCTGggcaaaaacattttcaccGTCTGgataaaaaaaagcaaatactTAAGATTTTAGAATTGCATTATTATTGCCGTTATTATTATGTTTCTAGCATGTTTTGCAACAATTCTTTTAATCCTAACTAATGCAGTGTGTAGCTTTTCATTTCTTAAACAAACATGCTGGAAGGCATACCCATGTACACATCCATGAAATACAAAGATTCATCAGGCTCAGACTATGAAAGATTGACCACCACATGTCCTGATATTAACCCCGTTGAAAGTCTTTGGAATGTGCTGGAGTTGACTTTACACTGCTGTCCAAATAAAGTTGCACACTAATAATTTGTTGGACTGTCTTTAGCATtgataacattttgaatttgttGTGGCATTGTTTTGACAAAGTTATGCAACATCACAACACTTATTTCCATCATAAGTTGCATACATTTTTTGGCCAAGATCTTGAATTTGACAATGGGAGAGTCAAACCACTCTGTAAAGTCACATCCCAAAGTCTTCAAATGGGTTTCAGCTCAGGCCTCTGTGGTGGGCAATTCGTGCATGAAAATGATTCCTCATGCTCACTGAAccactattttacaatttggGTCCAATGAATCTTGACATTGTGATCCTGGAATATGTACATGGGTACATCTTCTGACATGCTTGTTTAAGAAATGAAAAGCTACACACTGCATCAGATagggttaaaaaaaatctaaagtttacatcttgtaattctgacACTTTTTCTCCGAACTGCATAATacaacttttttctcagaattgtgagatttaagctcgcaattgcgagttataaagtcagaattacaaaatgtaaacatgcatttgagagaaaaaagtcagaattgagagacAAAAAGTagcacaattaccttttttttttttaattcactggTGGAAACGACTTCCATAAGTTTGATATATTCTGAATTTAGAATATTCTGAATGTAGGTGTTTTCGCTTAACAAACCCGTTATCTGACAAGgactgctgaaaaaaacaaaaaaaaaacatgtaaaagttGTGTGCATGCCTGTGAACTTGTTCTTGGTTCACAAAATGATCAGAGGTTTCTTTGAGCGGCAGCTGGCATGTTTTCTTCGGTGTGATACCTTAATTGCCAACAAGAAATGCAGGCAAGACGACTGGCCCATGGATGCGAGTGAGGTCATGGACTGGGTATGTTTTCACAGCTGAATTCTTGCACGCCTTACACACCCACCTTGGACACGCAGATGGCATATTTTCAATCTAATGATCCCAGGTATGCCAAAACCATAAAGTCCCAACACAGTTTCTCCACATGACTCAAGAAATGTCTGCACATGAATATCCATATTGATTCCTGATGTTTTGTTAATTCAAATGTTTTCTCACACTCCTCCCTGCAAGTCAGACCTCAGGACTGTATTTCATCATGCTCCAACATTTTGGACTGCAATAAATCATAAGTTTGCaaaaagttgggcattttaatgTAAGGTGTTTCCTTCCCTTCAGCATTCGACGTCAGACCCATATATCATTGTGGACTGCTGTTTTTAATCTCGTTTCTTGAAATATCGGAAGAATTCGGTTTGGATTCCTTAATTATTGAGTTGTAAATTCTCAAGTAAACAGGGACAGTGGGCTCGAAATTGCAGCGATTATGCTATGCGTCGCACCAGCGCTCGCACAGCTCAACGTGTTAATTGAAGAGAGTTGTGTTTTTCTC
The Onychostoma macrolepis isolate SWU-2019 chromosome 11, ASM1243209v1, whole genome shotgun sequence genome window above contains:
- the pole4 gene encoding DNA polymerase epsilon subunit 4 is translated as MAATASAAPAESELDRSGAEDEPRSAEPEEDGGNGQAGPTAAAQQHRLAKLPLSRIKTLMKADPDVSLASQESVFIIAKATELFVEMIAKDALVYAQQGKRKTLQRKDLDNAIEAIDEFAFLEGTLD